CTTTGAGTTACATTAGCGACAAAGTCTAGCACGCTAGAGGCTAGGCCCATGGCGACCTCTTCCTTAAAGCCTTCGCCTCCAGATTCGCGCGCATTCACCCCCGCTGAGAGAATCACCGAGACCACTTGCAAAACAAAGCCTACTACAAACTTTAAAATGGCTTCACCAACAAGGGTAAAATGTTTATCCGCCTCGTGCCTAGCATAGGCGTAAGCCTGAGACTTGAGGATTTTCTCCCCAATATTGAGCTTATACTTATCTCTAATGTCTGTATAAAGCCCTAAGTGATGCCTTAACCGCTTGCGCAAAAACCTTACATAGTTATCGCTATCGCGACTCCAAGCAAGAGGCACTAGAGTTTCAACGCCTCACTAAAGCGCACATTAATAATCTCTTGCGCGCTTTGAGACTCTTCTATTTGGTTGCGCAACTTGTGGCGTTTGCCCACTAAAAAGGCTAAAGATTGCATGTATTCGGTGTGTTTTTTAAGGATTTTGCGCGCCAAGACCTCTTTGTTTTCCCCTCTTGTTTGGGCGAGTTGATCTAAAAAGGGCGTAGGGCCTCCTTCTTTCAAGCTCAAAGCTTCCTGTCTTTGTAGTTCAAAAGTTAACACCTCTTCTAAGGGAATGTATTCGCGCTGGACTCTTTGGACTTCCATAGTGAAGTCGTCATTTAAAAAGTCTAGTTGCCGCTCTTTCATCTGCTCCAAACTCAAGGGCAGCAGCTCTGCATTTTCTCCCAAAGAAAGACCAATAGCAAAAAACTTCTCTTCGCCTTTGGGCAATTCTCTAATGTCTAACTGCGCCGGGTTGTATTCCTTTAAATTTTCCCCGCTAAAGATATTTACAATCGTGTTGTTCTCAATTAAGGCGTAAAACCTGTCGGGTTTGCATGTTCCCTTAGGAGTTGGGGCATCGTCTAAGTCTTTTTGTGGGGTTAGCGCGGCTTGTGTTTGTTCAGGCGCATCTGCGGGGTCTTTTGTAGGGGTTAGCGCATCTGTTTGTGCTAAGGGCGCACTCTGCGCAGGCGTTGGTTGTAGGGTTGTATCTGGTGTTGTGTCCATGTTTTCTCCTTATTCTGGTTTGTCTGAAAAACGGATATATCCGTCATCACGCATCTTTTTAAAGATGTCAAGCTTCCTAGACTTGTTAGCTGGGGCGAAACGATTGTTATAGTATTCTCTGATGTAGTTTGGGCTCATAGAGTATTGTGTTCCCAAATGGCTTATACTTCCAAAACGCTCTTTGATTTTTTCCATGTCAAATATGATGTAAAAATCCATGTCTGCCTTTCTGCTAAGATAAAATATTAAAGCCTAAAAAATCAGAGTTTTCAAGGGTTAATTAACTTAAGCTACCCTTTGGGGGATTTGGCGTAAATCAAAGATTAAAGGGAGCGCATGCTTGTTAATGCTGTCATAGAAAAAGATAAGGACGGGTATTTTGCCTTTGTGCCCTCTTTGCAGGGCTGTGTGTCGCAAGGAGAAAACTACGAGGAAGCTTTGACATACTCCCCATAGCTAAAGCTAGGGGATTCTGGGATCAACAAGGCTAGCCCGCTAGGCGGGTCTTACAGCCTCTACTCCAAGAGTGGATGCCCCCACTCTATGAATATTTATACTTGCGTTTAAATCTCTATCCAAAGAAAACCCACAAGAGGGGCAAGAAAAAACCCTATCTTTTAGGCTCAAGTCCTTTTTAACAGCCCCACAGCTAGAGCAGGTCTTAGAGCTAGGATAAAATCTATCAATCTTAATCACTTGGGTTTTTCTCTCCAAGATAGCCACAAATTCACCAAAAGCCAAATCATTGACCTTGCGCCCCCAAAGTTTAACCATACCCTTCAGGTTTAAATCTTCAATGAAAATAGTGGCGTATTGCTTAGATAGGCTATTGGCAAGCTTGTAGAAAAAGTCTGTTCTTAGGTTTTTGATTTTCCTATGCAATCTAGCAAGTCTTAGCCTAGCTTTTAGGCGGTTATGGCTACCTCTTTTCTTTTTAGATAGAGATTTAGAGCAAGATTTAATCAAAGGCAAAAACTTAGAGAAAAATAAAGGCGATGGGATTTGTGTGCCATTAGAGCAGGTGAGAAAGGTTTTTAAGCCGAAGTCAAGCCCCACGCTATTACCGCATGCGGGCTCGCTCGCAAACGGCTTCAAGCATTCTGCTTTCGCCGGCTCGTCCTCTTTTTCGCACACCAAACACAAGAAATAATCGCCTAGATTATCTCTTTTAATGGTTAAGGTCTTGGGTTTGCCTACAAGGTCGTAGGTTTTGACAAACTTAAAGCGATAGCCATTAAAAGAAATAATATTGTCTTGGATTTTGTAACCACATTGTGAAAATGTGAAAGACTGATAGTTAGCCACCTTTTTAAATCTAGGGGGTCTGCCCTGTTTCTTAAAAAATTTTTTATAAGCCTTGTCTATCCTCTCTACTAGCTCTTGCAAGGTTTGAGAGCCTAGAGTTTTCAAAAAAGCAAAGCGTGTGGTTTTCTTTAGCTTGGTTATGTGTTTTTTCAAGGCGTAGAAATTCAAGTGCTTCTTGTAGAGCCTATAATACCGCTTATGCAAAGCGATACAATGATTGTAGCAAATGCCATAAAGGCGTAGGAGTTTGTCTATCTGCTTATTCTTGCTTGAATTGTAGAGTTTCTGCTTGTAAGCGATTAACATGGAACTATTATACATGCTTTGCTTGAAAACGACCAAACATGAGCCTTAATCCGCTTAAGCTAAAGCTAGGGGGTTTACGGCGCGGTTGCTAAAATCGTAAAAGAAGTTATGAGAAACCTGCTTAAGTAAACTTAAACTTTTGTGCTAGAATAAAATTTAGCCACAATGGTAGGGTTGCTTTTGGGTGATTTGGAGTATCAGTCTTTTAAAAGGGACTTTGAGGGTTGAGGAGTTAGCGGGGGAACTCCTAGAAAGGAGACCCTGCCATGAAAATATTCGTGGTGTTATTGGTTTTAGTGGTTCTCACCCAACCGCTATATTAAAACCTCCCTTCGCCCTTTAAGGGCGGGGGAAACCACTAGCACCATTGTAGCTAAAAACCCTAAACATCCTCTTACAGCTTTTGCAAAAACCAATCATGCTAGAATAAGCCTAGCGCAGTGTTGGGCTCTCTTTTTGTGTCATTTGGCGCATCGGTCTTAAAGGCTTTGAGGGTTGGGGAGTTAGTGGGTGAGCTCCTAGAAAGGAGAACCCAACATGAAAATATTCGTGGTGCTACTGGTTTTAGTGGTTCTGACACAACCATTATATTAAAACCTCCCTTCGCCCTTTAAGGGCGGGGGAAACCACTAGCACCATTGTAGCTAAAAACCCTAACAGCTAACTTACAGACTACCGCCGCGTGGTCTTAAATAAGTTAAACGCCAAACTAAGATGACTAGACTAAAGTAAGGCTAGAGGCCTAGCCTCTAGCAAACCCTTAAGCGAAGTGCTTTAACAAAAATTCTTACGTCTTAACAATTTCCTCACACAACTCTTTTAATACTCCAAATGGTGCGCGCTAGGGTATTTTTGCCATTCTGAGCCTTTAGGGCGTTTGTTTTCTCCTTCTGCTCCCTCTATGGCCTGCACTTGGCTAATCTCCTCACTGGTGGTGTGGGCTTGCACTAACGCGCCTTGTTGGGAGTATTTCTGCGCTTTAGCCTGCAATTCTAAAATCTGGGCTTGGATTTTCTGCAACTCTAGGGCTTGGAGTTGCTCATTATAAGGGGCTTGGGCCTTAGCTTGTTGTTCTTGGGCTTGTTGGGCTTGTAAAATCACTTCTTGCACATCGGCAACTATGGGGCTATCCATGTCTTTGAGGATGAGGGGTAAGAGTTGGGGCACTAGATCGGGGCGAATGGGGCTCACCACCTTTAATAACTCATTCCAGTGGCTAAAACGCTCGTCCTTGCTCTCTGTTTTTAGCTGCGTCTTATAGATTAAATCAAACTTGCAGGGCTTGATAGTGTTGTGTTGGCCATCATTGATGGAAAAATATCTATCCCCTACCTTAGCGTCCACAATGCGGAACACCTGCGGTTTGGTAAAATAATGGCTAATCAGGCTCACGGCTAGCTCAAAAATGAGCTTATCCATGTCATCACTGGCTTTAAGAAAGGTTTGTAAGCCCATTAGTCCACTCTCGCGTCTTTGGGCAATGGCGACCCCGCTTTGACGATTAGAAGCCATGCCCAAACTCTCATCATTTAGCCCGGCTAAAATCTTTAAAAGCTGTCTTTTTTGCTCAGCCTTTGCGCTCAGGGCTGCAATATCG
This portion of the Helicobacter felis ATCC 49179 genome encodes:
- a CDS encoding RNA-guided endonuclease InsQ/TnpB family protein, which gives rise to MLIAYKQKLYNSSKNKQIDKLLRLYGICYNHCIALHKRYYRLYKKHLNFYALKKHITKLKKTTRFAFLKTLGSQTLQELVERIDKAYKKFFKKQGRPPRFKKVANYQSFTFSQCGYKIQDNIISFNGYRFKFVKTYDLVGKPKTLTIKRDNLGDYFLCLVCEKEDEPAKAECLKPFASEPACGNSVGLDFGLKTFLTCSNGTQIPSPLFFSKFLPLIKSCSKSLSKKKRGSHNRLKARLRLARLHRKIKNLRTDFFYKLANSLSKQYATIFIEDLNLKGMVKLWGRKVNDLAFGEFVAILERKTQVIKIDRFYPSSKTCSSCGAVKKDLSLKDRVFSCPSCGFSLDRDLNASINIHRVGASTLGVEAVRPA